The following are encoded together in the Echeneis naucrates chromosome 9, fEcheNa1.1, whole genome shotgun sequence genome:
- the tmem119a gene encoding transmembrane protein 119, whose product MKMKVFHVSCVTLVSLWCSVCYATPMFYNASMDGSGDAELELLFPVSFSTRAPVNVTTATEAPTLTNTITTTMIRLKDFVLSRVVDFLQENLLIIIVVTSLLIVMVFIICCASAMSHKRKLEAYKPPPQAPRKYMADKTGGTKSSSELQERPYAVDHVKRVQTQGMASPKNLRMPSKALVGERGRDVRSSPRQEVRKAREVEEVEKRREEPKQKEQSKHKEAPQSSSPSTSSSQPVCTCHLKKGHH is encoded by the coding sequence atgaagatgaaggtttTTCACGTCAGCTGTGTGACCCTGGTCTCGCTGTGGTGCAGCGTGTGTTACGCCACTCCCATGTTCTATAACGCCTCCATGGACGGCAGCGGCGATGCAGAGCTGGAGCTCCTTTTTCCAGTCTCCTTCTCCACCCGAGCACCCGTGAACGTCACCACTGCTACTGAAGCTCCCACCCTCACCAACacaatcaccaccaccatgATCCGCCTCAAGGACTTCGTGCTGAGCCGAGTGGTTGACTTCCTGCAGGAGAATTTGCTCATTATCATTGTTGTGACCTCTCTCCTGATTGTTATGGTCTTCATCATCTGCTGTGCGTCCGCCATGAGCCATAAGCGCAAGCTGGAGGCCTACAAGCCCCCTCCCCAAGCACCCAGGAAATACATGGCCGATAAAACCGGAGGAACCAAGAGTTCAAGTGAGCTCCAGGAGAGACCTTATGCCGTTGACCATGTCAAGAGGGTGCAGACTCAGGGCATGGCCTCCCCCAAGAACCTGCGCATGCCCTCTAAGGCTctggtgggagagagaggacgagaCGTCAGGTCTTCACCCCGCCAGGAGGTCAGGAAGGCCCGGGAGGTTGAGGAAGTGGAGAAACGGAGAGAGGAACCGAAGCAGAAAGAGCAGTCAAAGCACAAGGAGGCGCCACAGAGCTCCAGCCCGAGCACCAGCTCCAGTCAACCAGTCTGCACCTGCCATCTGAAAAAGGGCCACCATTAG